A part of Setaria viridis chromosome 8, Setaria_viridis_v4.0, whole genome shotgun sequence genomic DNA contains:
- the LOC117866472 gene encoding uncharacterized protein: MASCSSPPWPPIPLLLLLFFLLSSSFSVLTASAAQASSRQAESGGNATATAAQGTETAAWTPRLRKTFLDGGVERWRGRRLVGRFQVCAVCTCCGGPHGMCIPAPCCYAINCNIPNRPFGVCSFTPRTCNCLNCHL, translated from the exons ATGGCTTCCTGTTCCTCACCACCATGGCCACccatccctctcctcctcctgctcttcttcctcctctcctcctccttctccgtcCTCACCGCATCAGCAGCACAAGCCTCCTCCCGACAG GCTGAGAGCGGCGGCAATgcgacggcaacggcggcgcAGGGAACGGAGACGGCGGCGTGGACGCCGCGGCTGCGGAAGACTTTCCTGGACGGCGGCGTggagcggtggcgcgggcggcggctggtgggGCGGTTCCAGGTGTGCGCGGTGTGCACCTGCTGCGGGGGCCCGCACGGGATGTGCATCCCGGCGCCCTGCTGCTACGCCATCAACTGCAACATCCCCAACCGCCCCTTCGGCGTCTGCTCCTTCACCCCGCGCACCTGCAACTGCCTCAACTGCCACCTCTAG